The proteins below come from a single Antennarius striatus isolate MH-2024 chromosome 18, ASM4005453v1, whole genome shotgun sequence genomic window:
- the homeza gene encoding homeobox and leucine zipper encoding a — protein sequence MSQMATYGEHNGRNGLLQATQESFEPKVAKVETERTPEVKCAAKDLCHSASSSESNASGVASFTTNHNSVVCLPLVSEGLKLVWTQSDQTRELDTIPELVQAFNLFPYPSSREVSALARVCALPLDKVKVWFMVQRIKYGISWSSEEIEETQRKLAAPELCVDSTEPNKEAKIASKGRSYEELVIVDQDDDEAEEPISSFTPQTKPVCESPDSYKPSKPSAPCFSSSLPPPQDSYFYRSPASAAADVPHDLSDTSSQRHRHSRYKKSKVQLAALRKSFLRENWPAEAELRRLQDETGLTRNDIRKWFSDSRYQLRVGRGSLAAAHGYTQHTAVVGKPDLQTQPLPLTVQKNRQANGVKVPEVARSNGIRNSHFFQTFLTNSLEAFGERVLDGEAYEVMEELSGDGDSLKDEEQIEDQPLQLTKNCKIEPDVPQEASSTSTSYPTSSPSVSPPPTVLSSKTFSKAVTNAKKSAHSTRTTLPQTGASSSTSTSPSLTPAGRPRKTKQQLDVLKQHFLRCQWPKSEDYTELVKLTGLPRADVIQWFGDTRYAVKNGQLRWVKGVRDQFLALAAEQSSGGLTNGTSSRAGGRKRKSQASAVTSDSPDVQPLISYYLSTGLLQEKDLDSLCKKSKMSYQQVREWFAAQDVGETDQEPVVAD from the coding sequence ATGTCCCAGATGGCCACCTACGGCGAGCACAACGGCAGGAATGGACTACTTCAGGCAACCCAGGAGTCGTTTGAGCCAAAGGTAGCCAAGGTGGAAACTGAAAGAACGCCCGAAGTCAAATGTGCCGCCAAGGATTTGTGCCACTCTGCCAGCTCATCGGAAAGCAATGCAAGCGGCGTGGCAAGTTTTACCACAAACCACAACTCGGTTGTGTGTCTGCCTCTGGTGTCGGAGGGACTGAAGCTGGTGTGGACGCAGTCGGATCAAACCCGGGAACTCGACACAATTCCCGAGCTCGTCCAGGCCTTTAACTTATTTCCATACCCGTCATCCCGTGAGGTCAGCGCCCTGGCTCGGGTGTGTGCCTTACCGCTGGATAAAGTCAAGGTGTGGTTTATGGTGCAGAGGATTAAATATGGTATCAGCTGGTCTTCGGAGGAAATAGAGGAGACACAGCGGAAGTTGGCAGCTCCCGAACTTTGTGTTGACTCTACCGAACCCAACAAGGAAGCCAAAATTGCCAGCAAGGGCAGAAGCTACGAGGAATTAGTCATCGTCGATCAGGATGACGACGAAGCTGAGGAACCTATCTCCAGTTTCACCCCGCAGACGAAACCAGTGTGCGAATCGCCCGATTCCTATAAACCGTCCAAACCCTCTGCCCCGTGTTTcagctcctccctcccccctcctcaggATTCGTACTTCTACCGTTCACCAGCGAGTGCAGCCGCTGACGTCCCCCATGACCTTTCAGACACCTCTTCACAGCGGCATCGTCACAGCCGCTACAAGAAGTCCAAAGTTCAGCTCGCTGCTCTCAGAAAGAGCTTCCTGAGAGAGAACTGGCCGGCGGAGGCCGAGCTAAGACGTTTGCAAGACGAGACTGGGCTGACCCGGAACGACATTCGTAAATGGTTTAGTGACAGCAGATACCAGCTTAGGGTTGGCAGGGGAAGCCTGGCAGCTGCTCACGGATACACTCAACACACGGCAGTGGTAGGTAAACCTGATCTACAAACTCAGCCTCTCCCACTTACTGTTCAAAAGAACCGGCAAGCAAACGGCGTGAAAGTTCCTGAAGTAGCCCGTAGCAACGGGATCAGAAACTCCCATTTCTTTCAGACCTTTTTGACGAATAGCCTGGAAGCGTTTGGGGAAAGGGTTCTCGATGGAGAAGCGTATGAAGTGATGGAGGAGCTTTCTGGTGATGGCGACAGCTTAAAAGATGAGGAACAGATTGAAGATCAACCGTTGCAACTCACAAAGAACTGCAAGATCGAGCCGGATGTTCCACAGGAAGCTTCAAGCACATCAACTTCCTATCCCACCTCTTCCCCGTCTGTAAGTCCGCCCCCCACCGTCTTGTCCAGTAAAACCTTTTCCAAAGCCGTCACAAATGCAAAGAAATCCGCCCACTCAACCAGAACCACTCTGCCTCAAACCGGGGCTTCTTCGTCCACATCCACATCTCCATCCCTGACTCCCGCTGGGCGACCCAGGAAGACAAAGCAGCAACTGGATGTCTTGAAGCAACATTTCTTACGCTGCCAGTGGCCCAAGAGTGAAGACTACACGGAACTGGTGAAGCTGACTGGTTTACCCCGTGCAGATGTGATCCAGTGGTTCGGAGACACGCGGTATGCCGTCAAGAACGGCCAGTTGCGCTGGGTGAAGGGGGTCCGCGACCAGTTCCTGGCCCTTGCCGCCGAGCAGAGCAGCGGCGGTTTGACCAACGGAACGTCTTCTCGGGCCGGCGGCCGCAAACGGAAATCTCAAGCGAGCGCAGTGACTTCAGACTCCCCCGACGTCCAGCCGCTGATATCGTATTACCTTTCAACAGGCTTACTGCAAGAAAAAGACCTTGACTCTCTATGCAAGAAATCCAAGATGAGCTATCAGCAGGTGCGGGAGTGGTTCGCCGCTCAGGATGTGGGAGAGACCGATCAAGAACCGGTTGTTGCAGATTAG
- the dhrs1 gene encoding dehydrogenase/reductase SDR family member 1 — MSLSGWVCLVTGASRGIGKGIALQLSQAGATVYITGRQEATLKQTATEMKERGGTCIPVICDSTRDQDIEDLVEQIKRDQKGRLDVLVNNAYAGVQSIFDSLGKKFWEIDPSIWDSINNTGLRGHYFFSVYASRLMVAQGRGLIINISSIGGLRYLFNVPYGVGKAACDRMAADMAMELRSRGVACVSLWPAAVQTEMIKKLVLGENVPDFIDPATKELFGKGESLEFAGKCIVGLASDKNLMSLTGRTIMTCDLARRYGIKEDDGRSIVDYSSVKFLLSQVPSLAWLVPYVPSFIRVPHFVLTLANSRF; from the exons ATGTCTCTGTCTGGTTGGGTGTGTTTGGTCACCGGTGCCTCCAGAGGCATCGGCAAAGGAATCGCCCTCCAGCTGTCCCAAGCTGGAGCCACCGTCTACATCACAGGACGCCAGGAGGCCACCCTGAAGCAGACCGCCACAGAG ATGAAGGAGAGGGGTGGAACGTGCATCCCGGTCATCTGCGATTCTACCAGAGATCAAGACATCGAGGACCTTGTGGAGCAGATCAAACGCGACCAGAAGGGTCGGCTGGACGTCCTGGTGAACAACGCGTATGCTGGCGTCCAG TCTATCTTTGATTCTTTGGGGAAAAAGTTTTGGGAAATCGATCCGTCCATCTGGGATTCGATCAACAACACGGGCCTCAG GGGGCACTATTTCTTCTCAGTCTACGCCTCCCGCCTGATGGTGGCTCAGGGTCGGGGTTTGATCATCAACATCTCCTCCATCGGCGGGCTTCGCTACCTCTTCAACGTGCCATACGGCGTTGGGAAAGCGGCG TGTGACAGGATGGCGGCGGACATGGCGATGGAGCTGAGAAGCAGGGGAGTGGCTTGCGTCAGCCTCTGGCCTGCAGCCGTCCAGACGGAGATGATTAAAAAACTGGTGCTTGGCGAGAACGTCCCAGACTTCATCGATCCCGCG ACTAAAGAACTTTTCGGCAAAGGGGAGAGCTTGGAATTTGCTGGGAAGTGCATCGTTGGCCTGGCATCAG ATAAAAACCTGATGTCGCTGACCGGGAGGACGATAATGACCTGCGACCTGGCCAGGCGCTACGGGATTAAAGAGGACGACG GTCGGAGTATCGTCGATTACAGCTCGGTGAAGTTCCTGCTGAGTCAGGTCCCATCTCTGGCCTGGTTGGTGCCGTACGTCCCGTCGTTTATTCGCGTGCCTCACTTTGTGCTCACACTGGCAAACAGTCGTTTTTAA
- the c18h14orf119 gene encoding uncharacterized protein C14orf119 homolog has protein sequence MSWFHRVHQTDPQQPQIRGLTEAPPAPSQTTPSPEDFPSPPRGVSSPPSLEKLSAGQLRAPDPISYVSLQEQRCVLSWFQAWSPSQRERFLQDLLGKAVPGKVCTLLDSLSTLQVKDRLPNIFECQLRLWTQWFDSWGEEERNHFLHMLEEQDPLFVAHFFRSVAGTAGRD, from the exons ATGTCGTGGTTCCATCGTGTCCACCAGACAGATCCACAGCAGCCCCAGATCAGGGGTCTGACGGAGGCACCACCGGCCCCCTCCCAGACCACTCCCAGCCCGGAGGACTTCCCCTCCCCACCCCGGGGTGTCTCCAGCCCCCCGAGCCTGGAGAAGCTCTCCGCCGGTCAGCTCCGAGCCCCGGACCCCATCTCCTACGTCAGCCTCCAGGAGCAGCGCTGCGTCCTGAGCTGGTTCCAGGCCTGGTCCCCCTCCCAGAGGGAGCGCTTCCTGCAGGACCTCCTGGGGAAAGCCGTGCCCGGGAAGGTGTGCACCCTCCTGGATTCCCTGAGCACCCTCCAG GTGAAGGACAGACTCCCCAACATCTTCGAATGCCAGCTGCGCCTGTGGACCCAGTGGTTCGACtcgtggggggaggaggagaggaaccaCTTCCTGCACATGCTGGAGGAGCAGGACCCGCTTTTCGTCGCCCACTTTTTCAGGAGCGTCGCCGGAACGGCGGGGAGAGACTGA